In Flavobacterium gelatinilyticum, a genomic segment contains:
- the menD gene encoding 2-succinyl-5-enolpyruvyl-6-hydroxy-3-cyclohexene-1-carboxylic-acid synthase, with translation MIYPKIPLAQSIIEICAAKGIHNIIISPGSRNAPLTIGFAQNPTFTCYSIADERCAAFFALGIAQQTKKPAAVVCTSGSALLNYYPAFAEAFYSQIPLIVISADRPQSKIDIGDGQTIRQENVYLNHSVFNANLTEEASIENDLKISKAIETSILQKGPVHINAPFEEPLYETVEEVSVEPRITYSEEILGTKIIENESEVIAEWNSAKRKLILVGVNEAAAINEEVLENFAKDPSIVVLTETTSNLHHPSFINSIDTLITPFGDTDFKEFQPDILVTFGGMIVSKRIKAFLRKYKPANHWHIDTLRAYDTFNALSKHFVMQPNDFFAQLLPKTAFAESSYFAEIDAIYDLRKIRKEEYLRKIPFSDFKVFEKVIGSLPENSQLQISNSSAIRYAQLIETHPSIEVFCNRGTSGIDGSTSTAVGAAVGSPKQTVFISGDISFLYDSNALWNSYIPKNFKIILINNGGGGIFRILPGHEEKPVFNTYFETSHQLTAEHLAKMYQCNYYKANDLQSLDDNMEAFYKSDDKPSILEIFTPAKENDVILKQYFKELI, from the coding sequence ATGATTTACCCCAAAATACCCCTTGCACAAAGTATTATTGAAATTTGTGCAGCAAAAGGAATTCATAATATTATAATTTCTCCGGGTTCGCGAAACGCACCTTTGACAATTGGTTTCGCTCAAAATCCCACTTTTACCTGTTACAGTATTGCCGATGAACGCTGCGCTGCATTTTTTGCATTAGGAATTGCACAACAAACCAAAAAGCCTGCTGCGGTTGTATGTACATCAGGATCAGCACTTTTAAATTATTATCCGGCATTTGCAGAAGCATTTTACAGCCAGATTCCGTTAATTGTCATTTCTGCAGACCGCCCACAGAGTAAAATTGATATAGGCGACGGACAGACCATTCGTCAGGAAAATGTATATCTGAATCATTCTGTTTTTAATGCCAACTTAACCGAAGAAGCTTCGATCGAAAATGACCTGAAAATCAGTAAAGCTATTGAAACTTCTATTCTTCAAAAAGGTCCTGTGCATATCAATGCGCCTTTCGAAGAACCTTTGTATGAGACAGTCGAAGAAGTTTCTGTTGAACCCCGAATCACATATTCTGAAGAGATTCTCGGCACAAAAATCATTGAAAATGAATCAGAAGTTATAGCAGAATGGAATTCGGCTAAAAGAAAGCTGATTTTAGTCGGAGTAAATGAAGCGGCTGCTATAAATGAAGAAGTTCTGGAAAATTTTGCAAAAGATCCTTCAATTGTAGTGCTTACAGAAACAACTTCTAATTTGCATCATCCAAGTTTTATAAACAGCATCGATACTTTAATTACTCCATTTGGCGATACTGATTTCAAAGAATTTCAGCCGGATATTTTGGTGACTTTTGGAGGGATGATTGTTTCAAAGCGTATTAAAGCTTTTTTACGAAAATATAAACCTGCAAATCACTGGCATATAGATACATTACGTGCTTATGATACATTTAATGCTTTAAGTAAGCATTTTGTAATGCAGCCAAATGATTTTTTTGCCCAGTTACTTCCAAAAACAGCATTTGCAGAAAGCAGCTACTTTGCTGAAATTGATGCGATTTACGACTTAAGAAAAATTAGAAAAGAAGAATATTTAAGAAAAATTCCTTTTTCAGATTTTAAAGTTTTTGAAAAAGTAATCGGGTCACTTCCTGAAAACAGTCAGTTGCAAATCAGTAATAGTTCGGCTATTCGATATGCACAATTAATTGAGACACATCCTTCGATAGAAGTTTTCTGTAACAGGGGAACAAGCGGCATTGACGGAAGCACTTCAACAGCAGTTGGCGCAGCGGTTGGAAGCCCTAAACAAACTGTTTTTATTAGCGGAGACATAAGTTTTTTATATGACAGCAATGCTTTATGGAATTCTTATATTCCAAAAAACTTCAAAATTATTTTAATTAATAATGGAGGAGGAGGAATCTTTCGAATTCTTCCGGGGCATGAAGAAAAACCTGTCTTTAATACCTATTTTGAAACTTCACATCAATTGACAGCAGAGCATCTTGCAAAAATGTATCAGTGTAATTATTACAAAGCCAACGATTTACAGTCTTTAGATGATAACATGGAAGCATTTTATAAATCAGACGACAAGCCTTCAATTTTAGAAATCTTTACGCCTGCAAAAGAAAATGATGTTATCTTAAAACAATATTTTAAAGAATTAATCTAA
- a CDS encoding DUF2853 family protein produces MNKREELIEKYAADLKDKCGVTPDMDLLTKVTIGCGPAIYNSDASTVASTQQSELDTVKNNFLIKKLGLANGPELDKALDAVLEKYGKSNKHKYRAVVYYLLTVHFKKESIYK; encoded by the coding sequence ATGAACAAGAGAGAAGAACTTATCGAAAAGTATGCCGCTGATTTGAAAGATAAATGTGGTGTAACACCGGACATGGATTTGCTTACAAAAGTTACCATAGGCTGCGGACCTGCAATTTACAACAGTGATGCATCGACTGTAGCATCAACACAGCAGTCTGAATTAGATACAGTTAAAAATAACTTTTTGATTAAAAAATTAGGACTGGCCAATGGGCCTGAGTTAGATAAAGCCCTGGATGCAGTATTAGAAAAATATGGTAAATCTAACAAGCACAAATACAGAGCAGTTGTATATTATCTTTTAACAGTTCACTTTAAAAAAGAAAGTATTTACAAATAA
- a CDS encoding CvfB family protein, producing the protein MLEIGKYNTLTILRDTKVGLFLGNPEIDPEGVHDVLLPNKYVPKEFEIGEELVVFVYLDHEQRPVATTLEPYIFLNEFALLRVNYINNIGAFMDWGMEKDILVPFKEQARPMEKGKRYLVYLYLDSRTNRLVASSKTNQFLNNDQLTVEKGEEVDLIVSHITELGINVIINEKHKGLLYKDEVYDDSIRTGDRMRGYIKNIRPDNKIDVALQIQGYESIEPNAEKILGELRANRGFLRLNDNSHPEDIKTVLKMSKKTFKKAIGALYKEKLIEIKEDGIYLVG; encoded by the coding sequence ATGCTTGAAATAGGAAAATACAATACACTTACTATATTACGTGACACCAAGGTGGGACTCTTTTTAGGAAATCCTGAAATTGATCCCGAGGGAGTTCACGATGTTTTATTACCAAATAAATACGTTCCAAAAGAATTTGAAATAGGCGAAGAACTTGTTGTTTTCGTTTATCTGGATCATGAGCAGCGTCCGGTTGCCACCACACTTGAACCTTATATTTTTCTTAATGAATTTGCACTGCTTAGAGTAAATTACATTAATAATATTGGTGCTTTTATGGACTGGGGAATGGAAAAAGACATTCTGGTTCCGTTTAAAGAACAGGCAAGGCCAATGGAAAAAGGAAAACGTTATTTGGTTTACTTATATCTGGATAGCAGAACAAATCGTCTGGTCGCGTCAAGTAAAACCAATCAGTTTTTAAACAACGATCAGCTCACTGTAGAAAAAGGTGAAGAAGTAGACTTGATCGTTTCGCATATTACGGAACTGGGGATAAATGTAATCATCAATGAAAAGCACAAAGGTCTTTTGTATAAAGATGAAGTGTATGACGATTCGATAAGAACAGGCGACAGAATGCGAGGTTACATTAAAAACATCCGTCCTGATAATAAAATAGATGTAGCACTGCAAATTCAGGGTTATGAAAGTATTGAACCCAATGCAGAAAAAATTCTGGGCGAGTTAAGAGCCAACAGAGGGTTTCTTCGTTTAAATGACAACTCACATCCTGAAGATATTAAAACGGTGTTGAAAATGAGTAAAAAGACTTTCAAAAAAGCAATAGGCGCTTTGTATAAAGAGAAACTTATTGAAATCAAGGAAGATGGAATTTATCTTGTAGGTTAA
- a CDS encoding 1,4-dihydroxy-2-naphthoyl-CoA synthase, with translation MDWITAREFEDITYKKCNGVARIAFNRPNVRNAFRPKTTSELYQAFYDAQEDTSIGVVLLSAEGPSTKDGVYSFCSGGDQNARGHQGYVGEDGQHRLNILEVQRLIRFMPKVVIAVVPGWAVGGGHSLHVVCDMTLASKEHAIFKQTDADVTSFDGGYGSAYLAKMVGQKKAREIFFLGRNYSAQEAYEMGMVNAVIPHDELEATAYEWAQEILQKSPTSIKMLKFAMNLTDDGMVGQQVFAGEATRLAYMTEEAKEGRNAFLEKRKPNFGENKWIP, from the coding sequence ATGGATTGGATTACTGCCAGAGAATTTGAAGATATAACCTATAAAAAATGTAACGGAGTTGCCAGAATTGCTTTTAATAGACCAAATGTTAGAAACGCATTCAGACCTAAAACAACTTCAGAATTATACCAGGCTTTTTATGATGCTCAGGAAGATACGTCGATTGGAGTAGTTTTGCTTTCTGCAGAAGGCCCTTCAACAAAAGACGGTGTTTATTCTTTTTGTTCCGGAGGCGATCAGAACGCGCGCGGACATCAGGGATATGTGGGTGAAGATGGTCAGCACCGTTTAAATATTCTTGAAGTACAGCGATTAATCCGGTTTATGCCAAAAGTGGTGATTGCGGTGGTTCCGGGATGGGCTGTTGGAGGCGGACATAGTCTTCATGTAGTATGCGATATGACTTTAGCCAGTAAGGAACATGCTATTTTTAAGCAGACAGATGCTGATGTTACCAGTTTCGACGGAGGTTACGGATCTGCTTACCTTGCTAAAATGGTTGGACAGAAAAAAGCTCGTGAAATTTTCTTTTTAGGAAGAAACTATTCTGCTCAGGAAGCTTACGAAATGGGAATGGTAAATGCTGTAATTCCGCATGACGAACTCGAAGCTACAGCATACGAATGGGCTCAGGAAATCCTTCAAAAATCACCAACTTCTATTAAAATGCTGAAATTTGCTATGAATTTAACAGATGACGGAATGGTAGGACAGCAGGTTTTTGCCGGAGAAGCAACCCGTTTAGCTTATATGACCGAAGAAGCAAAAGAAGGAAGAAATGCCTTTTTGGAAAAAAGAAAACCAAACTTTGGTGAAAATAAGTGGATCCCTTAA
- the menA gene encoding 1,4-dihydroxy-2-naphthoate octaprenyltransferase → MKHWIEAARLRTLPLSVSGIIVGSIYALSNPTETINTPTEVFSWKIFGFAILTTLGLQVLSNFANDYGDGVKGTDNADRVGPQRAIQSGIITPQAMKKAIIITSLLTLLSAVILIYFAFGKDNFGYSIFFLLLGIAAIASAIRYTVGNSAYGYRGFGDVFVFIFFGLVSTLGVNFLYSKEVDPLLILPAVSIGLLSVGVLNLNNMRDEESDRKSGKNTIVVQMGGKKAKNYHYFLIVTAMVLVLAFAILSDYRFDQYLFLLAFIPLTKHLITVYKNQNPKLLDPELKKLALSTFLLSILLTVCMISLIADIFVNLFLGGR, encoded by the coding sequence ATGAAACATTGGATTGAAGCCGCAAGACTGCGCACATTACCTTTATCAGTTTCCGGAATTATAGTTGGAAGTATTTATGCGCTTTCAAATCCAACAGAAACCATCAACACACCAACCGAAGTATTCAGCTGGAAGATTTTTGGTTTCGCCATTTTAACTACACTCGGCTTACAGGTTTTATCCAATTTTGCCAATGATTACGGCGATGGTGTAAAAGGAACAGACAACGCAGACCGTGTTGGTCCGCAGCGAGCCATTCAAAGTGGTATTATTACGCCGCAAGCCATGAAAAAGGCCATCATTATTACATCATTATTAACATTATTGTCTGCCGTAATATTGATTTACTTCGCATTTGGGAAAGATAATTTTGGATATTCTATTTTTTTCTTATTGCTTGGAATCGCTGCTATTGCTTCTGCAATTCGTTATACAGTAGGAAATTCTGCTTACGGTTACAGAGGGTTTGGCGACGTATTTGTTTTCATTTTCTTCGGATTGGTAAGTACCCTTGGTGTTAACTTTTTATACTCAAAAGAGGTAGATCCATTGTTAATTCTTCCGGCAGTTTCGATCGGATTATTAAGTGTCGGGGTTTTAAACCTGAACAATATGCGCGATGAAGAATCAGACCGAAAATCAGGCAAAAACACTATTGTGGTGCAAATGGGAGGTAAAAAAGCCAAAAACTACCACTATTTCCTAATTGTTACCGCTATGGTTTTGGTATTGGCTTTTGCAATTTTAAGCGATTACCGTTTCGATCAGTATTTGTTTTTACTGGCATTCATTCCTTTAACTAAACATTTAATTACGGTTTATAAAAATCAAAACCCTAAGTTGTTAGATCCTGAATTGAAAAAACTGGCATTAAGCACGTTTTTACTTTCAATATTATTAACTGTCTGTATGATTTCATTAATAGCAGACATCTTTGTTAATCTCTTCCTTGGAGGTAGATAG
- a CDS encoding metal-dependent hydrolase yields the protein MKITYYGHAALGIEVGGKHIIVDPFITGNPAAAAIDIKSLKADYILLTHAHGDHVLDVEAIAKETNAVIVSNAEIAGYYAKLGFNSHPMNHGGSWKFDFGKVRYVNAIHSSSFPDGTYGGNPGGFVIEGEHKNIYIAGDTALTMDMKLIPLRTKLDLAILPVGNNFTMDIEDAIIASDFVECDKILGYHFDTFGYIEINHEESIRQFFDKGKDLMLLSIGESIEI from the coding sequence ATGAAAATAACCTATTACGGACACGCGGCTTTAGGGATTGAAGTAGGAGGAAAACACATTATTGTTGACCCGTTTATTACAGGAAATCCGGCAGCAGCGGCTATCGACATAAAATCTTTAAAAGCAGATTATATTTTACTGACTCACGCACATGGTGATCACGTTTTAGACGTTGAAGCTATTGCAAAAGAAACCAATGCGGTTATTGTTTCTAATGCTGAAATCGCAGGTTACTATGCAAAATTAGGATTCAACTCGCATCCTATGAACCACGGAGGAAGCTGGAAATTCGACTTTGGAAAAGTGCGTTATGTAAACGCCATTCATTCAAGCTCTTTCCCTGATGGAACTTACGGCGGTAATCCCGGCGGTTTCGTAATCGAAGGTGAACATAAAAACATTTATATTGCCGGAGATACTGCACTTACAATGGATATGAAACTGATTCCGTTACGAACTAAGCTGGATCTTGCAATTCTTCCGGTAGGAAACAACTTTACAATGGATATTGAAGATGCCATAATTGCTTCAGATTTTGTTGAATGCGATAAAATTCTGGGGTATCACTTTGATACTTTTGGTTATATCGAAATTAACCATGAAGAATCAATTCGCCAGTTTTTTGATAAAGGAAAAGACTTGATGCTTCTGTCAATAGGAGAATCAATCGAAATATAG
- a CDS encoding tetratricopeptide repeat protein gives MNFKRLFSILLLTSTYFTFAQKEGYWDKERATTKEILVSAGDRSIIKTEDLPVGTTEIVYRITLLDKNQQMANSLVSLLKAIPDPYGIGQGSAGAVFLMSKISGDDQCTYSLFTTNENAKKYKAEGKVDNACFTQSEPVSKDAKRISLDKNSCLKQNTTSLWFGFESKNWFLTQKIVLEVVPWVDTKLNRGWNQDNKNEIISLCKTSTMAQKMANSDDFCVCILNKIMKQYRYDEFQKLLAVEKTKVYKDFGSVCYNDADISKNIYNDLRNQAAALIKQQKYNEAIPKLNTIISDGKAAAVDYSSIGYAYILTKQYAKALKFLLEGEKLDETELLIKLNLAHVYLIDNNYSDAKAIYKKYQDQNVTDNLSWKEKTKQDFILFEKAGLPSKDFEKILKLYN, from the coding sequence ATGAACTTCAAAAGATTATTCTCGATCCTTTTACTTACTTCAACGTACTTTACTTTTGCACAAAAGGAGGGTTATTGGGACAAAGAACGAGCTACTACAAAAGAAATACTGGTTTCTGCCGGTGATCGTTCTATTATAAAAACTGAGGATTTGCCTGTTGGTACAACTGAAATTGTATACAGAATCACACTTTTAGATAAAAATCAGCAAATGGCAAACAGCCTGGTTTCGTTATTAAAAGCAATTCCGGATCCGTACGGAATTGGTCAGGGATCTGCCGGAGCTGTTTTTTTAATGTCTAAAATCTCAGGCGATGATCAGTGTACGTATTCGCTGTTTACCACAAATGAAAATGCAAAAAAATACAAAGCAGAAGGTAAAGTTGATAATGCCTGTTTTACGCAGTCAGAACCTGTAAGCAAAGATGCTAAACGAATTTCGCTTGATAAAAATTCCTGTTTAAAACAAAATACAACGTCGCTTTGGTTTGGTTTTGAAAGCAAAAACTGGTTTTTGACTCAAAAGATAGTACTGGAAGTAGTGCCGTGGGTAGACACAAAATTGAACCGCGGGTGGAATCAGGACAACAAAAACGAAATTATCAGTTTGTGTAAAACTTCTACAATGGCACAAAAAATGGCCAACTCTGATGATTTCTGCGTTTGTATTCTTAATAAAATAATGAAGCAGTATCGTTATGACGAATTTCAGAAATTACTGGCTGTAGAAAAAACAAAAGTGTACAAAGACTTTGGAAGTGTCTGTTATAATGATGCCGATATTTCTAAAAACATCTATAACGATCTAAGAAATCAGGCCGCAGCGTTAATAAAACAGCAAAAATACAACGAAGCAATTCCAAAATTAAATACAATAATCAGCGACGGAAAAGCTGCAGCTGTAGATTACAGTTCAATTGGTTATGCCTATATTTTAACCAAACAATACGCAAAAGCATTAAAATTTCTGCTGGAAGGTGAAAAACTGGACGAAACAGAATTACTGATAAAATTAAATCTTGCTCACGTTTATTTAATTGATAACAATTACAGCGACGCAAAGGCCATTTACAAAAAATATCAGGATCAAAATGTTACGGATAACCTGAGCTGGAAAGAAAAAACAAAACAAGATTTTATCCTTTTTGAAAAAGCAGGTTTACCTTCAAAGGATTTCGAAAAAATCTTAAAATTATATAATTGA
- a CDS encoding o-succinylbenzoate synthase, producing MKASYHKYMLEFKVPSGTSRGIMTEKETWFIVLEKKGKKGIGECGILRGLSADDRDDYEEKLKWTCENIHLGETALWESLLEFPSIQFGVEMAFLSLNSETPYLLFPSEFTNTSKSIDINGLVWMGEPAFMKQQIEDKLAQGFKCIKLKIGAIDFDKELELLQFIRSHFTSDQIEIRVDANGAFDLSEALNKLNQLNKFELHSIEQPVRKGNIQAMADLCKETPFPIALDEELIGIFSFEEKEELLQKIKPQYIILKPSFVGGYRGTKEWILLAEKYKIGWWITSALESNIGLNAIAQWTFLLNSKMPQGLGTGALYTNNFDCPLKVLNGQLWYETSEKWDSSFLDKI from the coding sequence TTGAAAGCTTCCTATCATAAATACATGCTCGAATTTAAAGTTCCTTCCGGCACTTCTCGCGGCATAATGACCGAAAAAGAAACATGGTTTATTGTTCTTGAAAAAAAAGGAAAAAAAGGAATAGGAGAGTGCGGAATTCTTAGAGGACTAAGTGCTGATGACCGTGATGATTATGAAGAAAAACTAAAATGGACCTGCGAAAACATTCATTTAGGAGAAACAGCCCTTTGGGAATCTTTACTGGAATTTCCTTCCATTCAGTTTGGTGTCGAAATGGCTTTTTTGTCTTTAAATAGTGAAACGCCTTATTTATTATTTCCTTCAGAATTTACAAATACTTCAAAATCTATTGACATAAACGGATTGGTCTGGATGGGCGAACCCGCTTTTATGAAACAGCAGATTGAAGACAAATTAGCGCAGGGATTCAAATGCATAAAACTCAAAATTGGAGCCATTGACTTTGATAAAGAATTGGAATTATTGCAATTTATTCGTTCTCATTTTACATCAGATCAGATAGAAATAAGGGTAGATGCAAATGGTGCATTTGATTTAAGTGAAGCTTTAAATAAACTGAACCAACTAAATAAATTTGAATTACATAGTATTGAACAGCCTGTAAGAAAAGGTAATATTCAGGCAATGGCAGATTTATGTAAAGAAACGCCTTTCCCTATTGCTTTGGATGAAGAATTGATAGGAATATTTTCATTCGAAGAAAAGGAAGAATTGCTTCAAAAAATAAAACCACAATATATAATTCTAAAGCCAAGTTTTGTTGGTGGTTACAGAGGAACTAAGGAATGGATTTTATTAGCTGAAAAATATAAGATTGGCTGGTGGATTACTTCTGCACTTGAAAGTAATATTGGACTTAATGCTATTGCACAATGGACATTTCTACTAAATTCAAAAATGCCGCAAGGACTTGGCACCGGAGCACTTTACACCAATAATTTTGATTGTCCTCTAAAAGTATTAAATGGGCAGCTATGGTACGAAACTTCAGAAAAATGGGATTCTTCTTTTCTGGATAAAATATAA
- a CDS encoding CYTH domain-containing protein, with amino-acid sequence MLEIERKFLVKSDDFKEQAFAKNKIAQGYLSSAPERTVRVRIKGEKAFLTIKGIGQQGGMSRFEWENQIPTDEAAELLKLCEKGKIEKTRYEIKFGDHIFEVDEFYGENEGLIMAEVELQSETESFEKPDWLGEEVTNDERYYNAYLSKNPFKNWAAE; translated from the coding sequence ATGCTCGAAATAGAAAGAAAGTTTCTTGTAAAATCTGATGATTTTAAAGAACAGGCATTTGCAAAAAATAAAATTGCACAAGGTTACTTAAGCTCAGCTCCGGAAAGAACAGTTCGTGTTAGAATAAAAGGAGAAAAAGCGTTTCTAACCATAAAAGGTATTGGACAGCAGGGCGGTATGTCCCGTTTTGAATGGGAAAATCAAATCCCGACAGATGAAGCAGCGGAACTGCTTAAATTATGTGAGAAAGGTAAAATTGAAAAAACGCGTTACGAAATAAAATTTGGAGATCATATTTTTGAAGTTGATGAATTTTACGGTGAAAACGAAGGTTTGATTATGGCAGAAGTTGAATTGCAGTCTGAAACAGAAAGCTTTGAAAAACCAGACTGGTTAGGAGAAGAAGTTACAAATGATGAACGTTATTACAACGCTTATTTGAGTAAAAATCCTTTTAAAAACTGGGCAGCAGAATAA
- a CDS encoding YpdA family putative bacillithiol disulfide reductase, translated as MTEQFDLIIVGGGPIGLACAIEAQKKNLHYLIIEKGAIVNSIFNYPLYMTFFSTAERLEIGNIPFNCLAPKPGRQEALEYYRNIHRYFNFNIRLFEKVNEIKKTSDSVFEVTTDKKFYKAKNIIIATGFYDIPITMNVKGEEMPKVRHYYKEAHEYAFRKVLVVGANNSSVDAALECWRKGADVTMVIRKNEINSRVKYWVKPDIENRIEEGSIKAYFESNITEIRDTEVEIETPDGKVAIENDFVLALTGYKPDLNFLEKVGIQLSDDELKIPSYNPETMETNVKGLFLAGVVCGGMQTHKWFIENSRIHASLIMDYITSK; from the coding sequence ATGACAGAACAATTTGATTTAATAATTGTAGGAGGCGGACCAATTGGATTAGCCTGCGCAATTGAGGCCCAAAAGAAAAATTTACATTATTTAATTATAGAAAAAGGTGCCATAGTCAACAGCATATTTAATTATCCGCTGTATATGACTTTTTTCTCAACAGCCGAAAGACTTGAAATTGGCAATATTCCGTTTAATTGTCTCGCTCCAAAACCAGGAAGACAGGAAGCTTTAGAATACTATCGAAATATTCACCGCTATTTTAATTTCAATATTCGTTTATTCGAAAAGGTTAATGAAATTAAAAAAACGAGCGATTCAGTTTTTGAAGTAACAACAGATAAGAAATTTTATAAAGCAAAAAATATTATAATCGCAACCGGTTTTTACGACATTCCAATTACGATGAATGTAAAAGGCGAAGAAATGCCAAAAGTTCGTCACTATTATAAAGAAGCTCACGAATACGCATTTCGAAAAGTATTGGTTGTGGGCGCCAACAATTCTTCTGTTGACGCTGCTCTGGAATGCTGGCGAAAAGGTGCCGATGTGACTATGGTTATCCGTAAAAATGAAATAAACAGCAGAGTAAAATATTGGGTGAAGCCGGATATTGAAAATCGAATAGAGGAAGGAAGTATTAAAGCGTATTTTGAATCGAACATTACAGAAATTCGGGATACTGAAGTCGAAATTGAAACTCCGGATGGAAAAGTTGCGATTGAAAATGATTTTGTTCTGGCCTTAACAGGTTACAAACCGGATTTAAATTTTCTTGAAAAAGTTGGAATTCAGCTTTCAGATGACGAATTAAAAATTCCGTCATACAATCCTGAAACTATGGAAACAAATGTAAAAGGATTGTTTCTGGCAGGTGTAGTTTGCGGTGGTATGCAGACACATAAGTGGTTTATCGAAAACTCAAGAATCCACGCCAGTTTAATTATGGATTACATCACTTCAAAATAA